One genomic window of Cricetulus griseus strain 17A/GY chromosome 3, alternate assembly CriGri-PICRH-1.0, whole genome shotgun sequence includes the following:
- the Pola2 gene encoding DNA polymerase alpha subunit B — MAVSTQQLAEELQIFGLDCEDALMEKLAELCVLYRQTEEGMVSELIAFCTSTGKVCLTAEILNSFEHEVLNKKLSKAWHNASKDSGHAGARDIVSIQELIEAEEEEETLLNSYTTPSKGPHKRSSSTPETPLTKRSVSTRSPHQLLSPSSFSPSAAPSQKYSSRTNRGEVVTTFGSAQGVSWSGRGGSASVSLKVIGYPEPLTSSYKTMFQQLSDVREVLTCKIEELGSELKEHYKIEAFTPLLEPAQEPVILLGQIGCDSNGKLNSKSVILEGDREHSSGTQIPVDLSDLKEYSLFPGQVVIMEGFNTTGRRFTATKLYEGVPLPFYQPTEEDADFEQTMVLVACGPYTTSDSITYDPLLDLITIINHDRPDVCILFGPFLDAKHEQVENCQLTSPFEDVFKQCLRTVIEGTRSSGSHLVFVPSLRDVQHEPVYPQPPFTFSELPREDKKRVQFVSEPCSLSINGVIFGLTSTDLLFHIGAEEICSSSGTPDRFSRILKHILTQRSYYPLYPPHEDMSIDYENFYTYAQMPVTPDVFIVPSELRYFVKDILGCVCMNPGRLTKGQVGGTYGRLYFRRQPRAMDSKGRQGLSVAAQVVRI; from the exons ATGGCCGTGTCCACCCAGCAGCTGGCGGAGGAGCTACAGATCTTCGGCCTGGACTGCGAGGACGCCCTGATGGAGAAAC TGGCGGAACTGTGTGTTCTTTACAGACAGACTGAGGAGGGAATGGTAAGCGAGCTTATTGCCTTCTGCACCAGCACAGGGAAAGTGTGCCTTACTGCAGAGATCCTGAACTCTTTTGAACATGAG GTTCTGAACAAAAAATTATCCAAAGCCTGGCACAATGCCTCCAAAGACAGTGGTCATGCAGGAGCCAGAGACATTGTTTCTATACAAGAGCT GATtgaagcagaggaagaagaggagaccCTTTTGAACTCTTATACCACACCCTCTAAG GGTCCCCATAAGCGATCCAGCAGCACCCCAGAGACCCCCCTAACAAAAAGGAGTGTCTCTACTCGTAGCCCACATCAGCTTCTCTCACCATCCAGTTTCTCCCCAAG TGCTGCCCCCTCCCAGAAATACAGCTCCAGAACCAACCGAGGAGAAGTGGTCACCACCTTTGGTTCAGCACAGGGCGTGTCCTGGTCCGGGAGAGGAGGCTCTGCAAGTGTCAGCCTGAAGGTCATAGGGTACCCAGAGCCACTCACGAGCAGCTACAAGACCATGTTTCAGCAGCTCTCAGATGTTCGTGAAG TTCTAACCTGTAAGATAGAAGAGCTTGGAAGCGAACTGAAGGAGCATTACAAGATTGAGGCTTTTACTCCTCTTCTAGAACCAGCACAA GAGCCTGTCATCCTGCTGGGCCAGATTGGCTGTGACAGCAATGGGAAGCTGAACAGCAAGTCGGTGATTCTTGAGGGAGACCGGGAACACTCCTCAGGCACGCAGATTCCGGTGGATTTATCTGACCTCAAGGAATATTCTCTCTTTCCTGGACAG GTTGTAATTATGGAAGGATTCAACACCACTGGTAGGAGATTTACTGCCACCAAACTCTATGAG GGTGTGCCACTTCCATTCTATCAGCCCACTGAAGAGGATGCAG ATTTTGAGCAAACTATGGTTTTAGTTGCCTGTGGGCCCTATACCACCTCTGACAGCATCACATACGACCCCCTGCTTGATCTGATCACCATCATCAATCATGACCGGCCAGATGTCTGCATCCTG TTTGGACCTTTCCTGGATGCTAAACATGAGCAGGTAGAG AACTGTCAGCTGACAAGCCCATTTGAAGATGTTTTCAAGCAGTGCCTGAGAACAGTTATTGAAGGAACAAGAAG CTCTGGCTCCCACCTTGTCTTTGTCCCATCGCTAAGGGACGTGCAACATGAACCGGTATACCCACAGCCACCTTTTACCTTCTCTGAGCTGCCTCGAGAGGACAAAAAG CGAGTGCAGTTTGTGTCAGAGCCCTGCAGCCTCTCCATAAATGGAGTGATATTTGGCTTGACATCCACGGACCTGCTGTTCCACATCGGGGCCGAGGAGATCTGTAG CTCTTCTGGGACTCCAGATAGATTCAGCCGAATCCTGAAGCATATCCTGACACAGAGAAG CTACTACCCACTCTACCCGCCCCACGAGGACATGTCCATAGACTATGAGAACTTCTATACCTATGCCCAGATGCCAGTCACCCCTGATGTCTTCATAGTACCGTCAGAGCTGAGGTACTTCGTCAAG GACATCCTTGGCTGTGTCTGTATGAATCCTGGGCGGCTCACCAAAGGACAGGTGGGTGGCACCTATGGCCGCCTCTACTTCAGGAGGCAACCCAGGGCCATGGACAGTAAGGGCAGGCAGGGCCTGAGTGTGGCTGCGCAGGTGGTCAGGATCTGA